Genomic DNA from Methanobacterium sp.:
AATAAGTAACGATCCTAACATACCAATTCATGCTAGAACACTTATTTGGAATGTTTTAAGTGAATTAGAATCAGTACGCGAGTAAAATTTTTGTAAAAGATTTTTTTTTGAATTTTTAATATTTTTTTTCTAAAAATTTTCGTGTTTTTTTTTAAATGATTTAAAAATCATATAATTATCTATTTATGTTTTAATTCTAAAAACAGCTAATTGCTGATATCCACAAGTTTCAGTGTTGTAAATCTTTCATGTTTCCTAAAACTCGTGATATGAATTGTGTTTTTGCTGTTTCTTCAACAAATTCTGCTAAGAGTGTAGCTTCTAATAAATTTTCTCCAGTTGCTACAAGACCATGATTTTTTAGGATTACCACATCTTCATCTATCAATCCACTTCCTACTAAATTAGCTAGTTCGGCACTTCCTGGTGGGGCGTATTCAACCATTTTTAAGAATGGGGGGTGCGTCTTACCAAAACCTTCAAGTCGTTCTATTCGTTCATTGGCCATTGCGAATCCAGTAACATATGGTGAATGGGTGTGCACGATTCCTTTAACATCATCTCTTTTTCGGTACACATCTAAGTGGAGTTGTAATTCTGATGACGGTTTTTTACCACCAGCAATAATTTTCCCGTTAATATCAACGATCGATATTTCTTCTGCTTTCAAATGACCAAGTGACACATTACTTGATGTTATGATTACGGTATCATTAGAACGAGCACTAATATTCCCTGATTTTCCAGGAACAAGGCCTTTATTGTAAATATGACGACCAGTTTCACAAATTTTCGTAATTAATGGTTGATTCATGTAATTATCACCTGAAAAAGAATTATTTCCAAATTTAACACCAAATATTATTATTTATATTCATTTTTTTTTAACTTGGCAAGAACCACTCTATATATTATTTGTAATCTGAAAAAGTTTCTTAAATGAAATGTTTTTATTAGTTAATCCTAATTAATTGAAGTCTAACATTTTCAAGCTACCATTGTTTATAACAGGGACTTGTGCGCAGGTAGGAACTATATTATAGATTTTTTGAAACTCTGTCTGAGACTGGAAAGTTCCACTATTTATGAGATGTATGCCCTTATATTTTTTGTAACTATTAATGTGCACATGTCCAGTATGAAAAACATCAGGTATATCATCAATTACTAAATGGTCCTCAATTTCCGATGCTAGTGGAGTTCGTTCACCATATATAGGTGCTAAATGTCTTTTTTCCAAAAGTTCCTTCATAATTAATTCTGATTGTTGGTGACTCATGCCTTTAACAGTCATGGCCATATCATCAAAGCTCCGACCGTGATATACGAGTACTTTAATACCATCTAAACTAACCAGAGCAGGATTACTAACAAATTCAGTAGTTTTCAAATCATGAAGGTTTTTCGCATAATCTTCAGGTATAGCGGGTTGAGGTTCGGCAAGACGACTTGCATCGTGGTTTCCAGGAGCTATTATAATTTTCACATCATTTATATCTCCAAAAAGTCGTGCTGCTTCTTCATACTGTTGGTGAATGTCTTTTATGGTTAGTTCTTTATCTTGACTGGGATAAACTCCAATGCCATCCACAATGTCTCCGGCTACTACGACATATTTTACATTGTTGGCGATTTCACGCTGCTCCTCATCTCCAAAATCGCCATTTATCCATTTTATAAACCGTTGAAATGCGGAATCAAGGAATGTGGAACTGCCGATGTGGATGTCACTAAGAAATACTGTTCCAAAATTCATACTTTTTTCATCGATTCTTGGCACCCCTGGATTTATAATTTCGCTGGCCATAATTAGACTGCCTTTTCTACTCCCAACAACTCCCACTACTTCATCTTTAACAATTCTTTCAGCTTGTTCAAAGACTTCATGGTTTTCATTGTGAATTAATACTGTAGCATCCCCTGTTTCATCTTCTAATTCGATTAATTTGTGATTGTTTTTAGTGTTACGTATGTCATTAACCATACCTACAATTTTAACCACATCATCAAGACTAGTGGCTATTTTAACTGAAGTAACATCTTTAAGCTCGCTTTTATTGGTTAACATCTCTTTAAGTTTATGGTAACGATTTTGGAAATAACTTGAAAGGTCTTTAATTTCTCCATTGGTGTAGGATTTGCGGCTGGTGTCTTTAAGAATTTCAAAGTTAAATTCTTTGGGCAGCAAATGGCTCTGAGCCATTTGATCATAACTTTTCGGGGAAGGTGTTCTATTCAAATAGTTTTCTACCAATGCACCGGTTAGAACTACCATTTCTGGGGATGATATTGTGATATGGTTAATTAGTGATTCTACTAGGTTAGAGGAATCATCATAATTTTTAATTTTAAGATACGCCTCTTCATCAATTAGTATGTCTGCATCTGTGAATTTTGATATGATATTTTCAGTCATTTGGGCTCCTAATAAATTATGAAGGAATTGTATAATTTCCTTTATTGAATTACTTTATTAGTTCACAAGTGTTAGACTCTATTTTTTTTCTATCAATTTATCTACTTTATTTTTTATTATCATTATTTATACATCTTTATTTGAATCATTTTTTCCTCTACTTGAGGTATAAATCCACTTCCCGACTTAAATTACCATAATTTTCTCGAAATTTGTCCAATTTTTCCTTGGATTTTATTAATTTTTCCTTGGATTGTTCGTTTGAACCATCTTTAAGAAGATTCAAGTGTTCAATAATAGCAACAACAGCTTCTTGTAGAATAATAATTGTTTTTAAAAGATTAATTTGAAGGTTTTTGCATTTTGATGGAGGATTTAACTTTTCATATTTGAAAAAAATGTTTTCTAAGTTTTTTCTAATTTTTTCCATTTTCAGATAGGTTTTCTCCAAATCTACGCTATTATATTTTTCTTGAGTGGGAATTTCCCTAATTATAAGTAATTCTATTCCAATCTCTTTCAAGGTTTTTTTACTTTTTTTTAAGAATTGTTTTTTGGTCATCCCAAACATCAAACATCGCCTAATTTAGAATTATATTCATTTAATTACACTATTTCCTATTCTAATAATCTCTTAACATTTGGGTTTTGTTTTCACAAAACTTATATTATTTTAAAACTATTGTAGTGTAATAATAGAATTCTTACAACCTGATCTGGGGATAAGTTTTTTTTATGATTAAAAACACTTTTGGTAATAGTTAAAATATTAATGTATTAATCTACAATCTTTCTTTGAGATATGTTTCATTAACTTGGACGTCTTTAAGTATTGAAAATAAAACTTAAGTGACACATCCAATTCCTTGTTAATAGTTGTTTGAATCTTACCCAATTACAATTTAATTTATCTGAAAAGTATAAGGTGATATATTGTCCAAAGCAGTTAAAATAATATTATTCCTAGTTTTCTTTGCCGTATTCTTTGAGGCGGGTTTATTTGCATCTTACACCATAGTAACCCAACAACCCCCTAATCCTACTGATTTAATTGAAATGCAAATCAATGGTATTAGTTCCTTGTTTAATTTAGGCACGCCAAAGATTGCTACTCCTAATAATGTGAAGATTTTAAATAAAAATGAGGTGGTAGAAGCCTTGAAGGCTAAAACTGGTGTTGATGGCATTAACCTAGAGACACTCACAGCCCAAACATATCAGAACACCAATGACGCTAATATAACGGTAAATATCACTGCTATGGGATATAGGGATGATAAAAGTGGTGGAACTACCAATGTAAGCACTATTGTGATCAAATCTAATGAAACTTATAGTATTACTGCAACAGCTGTAGCAGTTCCAAAAATTGATGGAGTGAAGATTAAAGTGGGTTCCATTGTGATTACTTCTACTAGAATATTGTACAATCGATAATTAATCTTTTTTTTATTAACTTATTTGGTGAACTAATGATAAGGATAGTGGGTATAGGACCGCGAAGGGAAGACATGACTATCATGGCTAGTCAAACTCTTCAAGAGGCTGATGTAGTTATTGGGTATGGTGGCTACATTAGGCAAATTAAAGATCTGTTGGAAGGTAAAAAGGTCATTTCACTGGGAATGGGACAGGAAGTTAACAGAGCGGAACTGGCCATTGATTATTATAAAAAAGGTTGTAAAGTTGTTTTGATCAGCAGTGGCGATCCTGGAATATATGGAATGGCCAATGTACTTCATCAAGTCATGGGAAAGTATTCTGGACTGGAAATAGAAGTTATCCCTGGAGTTTCAGCGGTTAATTATTCAGCTGCACTATTAGGCGCGCCACTACATGATTTTGCAGTTATAAGTCTTAGTGACCTACTCACACCTCTTACGGAGATCAAGAGGAAAATTCGTGCAGCAGCTGAGGCAGATTTCATTATAGCTTTCTACAACCCGCGTAGCAAACGAAGGACAAAACCATTTAAAGAGGCATTAAAAATTCTTCTAGAAGTTAGACGCCCTGAAACATTAGTTGGAATAGTAAAAACTAGGGATGATTCTTCTTCTGTCAGTATAGTTTCTCTTAACTGCCTTGAAGAGGAAGATGTGGATATGAACACCACTATCATTGTTGGCAACACCTTCACCTATATGGATGATGGTAAAATGATAACTCCAAGGGGTTATGTTCTCCAACACTCCACACATCCTTTGGCTTGTGAATTTTATGATAAATATCTTGCTGGCGAAGGAGTTGAAGGATCTAACATGGCTTGTGAGTACTATCCCTGCCATAGTCACCCTCAAAACTGCACATTTTGTTATTGTCCATTCTATCCTTGTGGGGATCCATCAACCGGTGGGCATTGGATCAAAGATAAGCAAGTTTGGAGTTGTGAAGGATGCACTTGGATCCATCAGGATGATACAGTAGAATGCATACAGACTAAATTACCTAAACTACTGAAAAAAGTGGAAGACCTTCAAGATAATAAAAAAGAGCTTCTCAAATTAAGACGTGAATGTGTTTTTCTAACTAAATAATTGACACTTTAAGTAATTTTTTTTATATTAGTTGAATAGTGTAATTTTCCATTGAATGCATTTATTGGTCGCATCCACAGATCGATTTTTTTACCAAATCTATAGGTACATGCTATGACGAAATGGATTTTTAGATGAATTTGATTTTTTATTCAAATATTCCAAAAGCTAATGTACCAAGTCAGACAAATTAATATTAGTGATATAATGATTCGTATAAAAAGAGCCTCCCAATCTCCTGCCCAAAAGGATGGTTGCAGGATTATGGTAGGTCGTGTATGGCCGAGGGGAGTGTCTAAACAAAGGTTAAGGATGGATGTATGGTTGAAAGACATCGCCCCTAGCCATGATCTACTTCGATGGTGGTCTCAAAATTCTAAAAAGTGGGATGAATTTGCAAATAAGTATAGGGAAGAACTTATGGACAAAGTTGAGTTTTTAAATCAGATATTAGAATTAGAAAAAGAGAAAGAGACTGTTACACTGGTTTATACAAGTGGGAACATAGAACAAAATAATGCAATCATATTAAAAGAAGTTTTGGATGAATTAAAATCCTAAACAGATCAATTCATCCTGTTTGAAACTAGCTTAGTATAATCTATTTTTTTGTTTTGGTGTTATTTCATATTATCTCATAAATCGTGTCCCACTAAAAAGGCCAATGGGGGTTGATTTTTTAATGCCTTTTTTATGTCTTGCTGCCAGTTTCCCATACTCCTCTAAGATCGTTCCGTTTCCCAAAAAAAATGTTGTGACCAATTTTAAAATTCAAGTTCCATTATTCCTTCAAAAACAGAGACAGCATCACCTTCCATGAAGGCACCCAATTTATCATCCTTCTCATAGACAGTTATCTGAAGTTCTCCTCCAGGGAGGTGTACTTGCACGTTTTTATCTAAAACTCCCAGACGATAACCACTAATGACTACACTCGTTGCTCCTGTCCCACAAGCCATGGTAAAACCAGCACCCCTTTCCCAAGTGATCATATCCACTTTATCAGGGCTTTTCACATCAACAAAATGCACATTAGTTCGTTCTGGGAATGCTTCGTGGTTTTCGAGTAAGGGCCCCAACTCTTCCAAGGATAATTTATCTAGATTTTTGCAGAATATCACGGCATGAGGATTTCCAACGTTGACTGCAGTAAGTTTAATCACTTGATCATCGACTTTTATTTTTTGATCAACGAATTCATCTTTATCACTAATCATTGGAATGTCCCGGGTTTTAAAGGTCGCTGTTCCCATATCAACCCTAATTGTTTTAACAGAATTTCTTTCAACTGTCAATACCAAGTTTTTGATACCGCCCAGGGTTTCTACACTCATTTTCTTTTCTCTGAGCACATCGTTTTCAAAAACATATTTACCGAAGCAACGGATTCCGTTTCCACACATCTCTGCTTCACTACCATCACTGTTAAATATTCTAAATTTAACATCGGCAATATCAGATTTTGAGACGAATATTACTCCATCAGCGCCAATAGAAAATCCTCTTAAGCATAATGTCCGCGAAATTTCTGATTTCTTATCTTCAGGGATCAGTTCTTCTTCAAATTCATTGATAACCACGTAATCATTACCTAGACCATGCATCTTATGGAATAGTAGAATTATTTTTTCATTCATTTGAAAAACCTCAAAGGCAAGTTCTGTTTCGATAATAGATCAGCATAAGTTTCCCTCTCCCTTATAACATCCACTTTCCCTTCCTGCACAATCACTTCAGCAGGGAGTGGCCGTGAATTGTATTGGCTGCTCATACTGAAAGAATATGCTCCGGCATTCATTATGGATAGAACATCGCCTTCGATGATATTAGGAAGGGGTCTGTTTCTAGCGAAGAGGTCACCAGATTCACAGATATTGCCGGCAACATCAACATTTTGGGATGGTTGGGCTGTTGGTTTATCAACTACCAGAATGTGGTGGTATGAATCATACATAGTTGGACGTAAAAGGGTATTGAACCCGGCGTCAACCCCAATAAATTTCCTATAGCTTTGTTTAACAGTGTTAACACGAGTTAATAGGTATCCTGCATCCCCGACAATGTAGCGTCCTGGTTCTATACACATGGTGGGGCTATCAATACCATATTCTGATAATTTATCTTTGTATAATGCTACGATTTCACTCGCAAACTGTTTAATGTTTAGAACCGGTTCTTCAGGGGTGTAAGGTATTCCGAGACCTCCTCCGAAATCTATGAATTCAAATTCAACTCCTGCCTCTTGGTGTACTCGACCAGCGATGTCCATAAGAACTTTAACTGCAAGTTTAAACGGTTCAGGATCTAATATTCCGGACCCGATATGGGTATGAATTCCCACAGGCTCAAAACCCAATGATTTAGCTTTTTTATACACGTCCACTGCTTCTTGTTCCATAACTCCAAATTTAGAAAGTTCACCACCAGTAATGCAGTGGTCATGGTGCCCGGCACCTACCATTGGGTTGACTCTGAAAGATATTTTGGTTCCCTCTGCATTATCAAGTCCAGCCAGGCGTTCTAACATAGATACAGAGTCCAAATTAATGCGAACACCCGAATCTAGGGCAAACTGGAGTTCCTCACTTGTTACATTGTTTCCTGTGAAAAGGATTCGTTCCGGTTCAAAACCAGCTAAAAGTGCGGTGTAAATTTCTCCAGGGGAAACAGCATCAATTCCACTTCCTTCTTGTTCCAAGATCCTCATCACTGCCAAGTTAGTGTTTGCTTTGGCTGCATAGAATATTTTGAAGTCCGAATATTCAGAACTAAAAGCTTGTTCCACTCTTTGATAATTATCGCGTATCCTCATCTCATCTAAAACATAAAGTGGCGTTCCATATTCTTGAGCAAGCTCAAGGGCGTCAACACCACCAATTTCAAGGTTGCCTTTTTCATTGGTATTAAATTGTAGGTTCATCAAAATCCTCCGAAAAGAAGTAAACATCAAATATATCCTTTTACTCCCATATAACTATTCCGATAAAAATAAAATCACGATTTCAAAATAAGTGATCCAATAGTAAATACGCTTCGAATAAAATAGAATGAAAGTGGGCCATACCCAATTAATCAGTATAACGGCCAATAACTTCATCTAAATGATTTGTTACATTGTCGATCTGTTCTCTGGTAATAACTAATGGGGGAACAAACCTTAAAACTTTTTCAGCCGTGCAGTTAACCAATACCCCTTGATGGCGCATGGCATCAACCAGTTGGGCGCATGGCATATCCATTTCTATACCTAACATCAAGCCAACACCCCGCACATCTTCAACTCGGCCGTGCTCTTGGAAGAGTTCCTTTAACTCATTTTTAAAGTAAGTTCCGTTTTCACGGGACTTAACCACCAGTCCCTCTTCTTTTATAGTTTCTATAGAGGCTAAACCAGCAGCACACGCTAAAGGGCCACCTCCAAATGTTGCAGCGTGGTCTCCAGGTTCAAAAGCGTTTCCAACTTCTTCACTGGCTAGGATAGCGCCCATAGGGAAACCCCCGGCTATTGCCTTGGCTAGGGTTGTAATGTCCGGAGTGACTTTATATTTTTGGGATGCGAACATCTCACCAGTTCGGCCGAAACCAGTTTGAACCTCATCAAAAATCAGTAAAACATCATTTTCATGACATATTTTTTTCAGTCCATCTAAATAACCTTGTGGAGGTAATATTATGCCTCCTTCACCTTGCACAGGTTCCACAAGCACTGCGGCTGTTTTTTCAGTTATAGCATCCTCTACAACTTCAAGGTCACCATAGGGAACATGGCTAAATCCAGGTGGGAGGGGGCCGAATCCCTTTTTATATTTGTGCTGGCCGGTAGCAGTGATGGTGGTGATGGTTCGACCATGGAAACTGTTTTCCATAGCAATAATATCTCCTTTGCCAGTGAATTTTCGCGCCAGTTTAATTGCTCCCTCATTGGCTTCTGCTCCACTATTGCAGAAGAAGGCTTTTTGATGTGGTGAGATTTCAACCAATTGTTTTGCCAGGCGCACTTGTTCCTCTATGTAGTAAATGTTTGACGTGTGGATCAGTTTATGTGCTTGTTTACTGATAGCTTCTGCTACACGGGGATGTGCGTGACCCACATTATTCACAGCAATACCCGCCACACAGTCAATATATGGAATACCTTCAACATCCCAAACAACAGCCCCTTTCCCTTTTTCAAGGGCTAAAGGTTGTCGACCGTAGGTTTGCATAACGTAGTCTTTATCTAAAGCCATAATCTTTTCTGTGTTCATTTTACCACTGCATAATAGTTAATAAATCCATTTTTTAACAAGAATATTTTTAAATTTTTAGGGAGTTCCACTATGAAACGATTATTATAAACAGTATAATGAGTCATGGTTATAAAGATTTAATCTCCCATATGCCACACATTTTTCCTGGAGAAACATAAATAAAGGATGAATAAGTATATGTTATAGATTAATATAATTAACAATTTAATCAGAATAGCATTTTAATGGTGCAGTTAATAGTGTTTGGGAGGTTTAGATTTAATGAACAATCATAAACTAATTATATATGTTGGTTCAGCTTTTTTGCTTATTTTAGGTCTTTACACGTTGTATATTGGAGAAATATCCCAAGGCGTTACTTGGTTTATTTTAGCAATATTGTTTCTATCAATCTCCACACAAATGGGGATTCCTATTAGGGCTGTAAAATTGAGAAAAATCATAATTTTGATATGTGCCATTATTTTATTGGGAATTGGGGGAGTAACATTATACTCTGGTGATTTTTTAGCTGGTGTCGCATGGTTTATAGCAGGAATACTTGGAATATTTGTTTCGTTCATGTTAGTGGGTCATGAGGCCATCTAAAAACTTATAGTTCGTATTTCATCCACTTTCCTCAATCAACTATCAAAAACGAAAACCTGATTTAATTATTATCACTTGTCAAAAATTTATAAATAAAGAAATTGAACTTATCTTCTGGTGAATTGATTATGAAAAAAGCAGTAATTGAAACAGATAAAGGAAATATCGAACTCACATTATTCGAAAAAGAAGCACCTAATACTGTTGCTAACTTTGAAAAACTGGCTAACAAAGGTTTTTACGATGGATTGACGTTTCATAGAGTTATCCCTGATTTTGTAATTCAGGGCGGATGTCCAAAGGGCAATGGAACGGGAGGACCTGGTTACACTATTAAATGTGAAATAAACCCTCATAAACACGGTACCGGAGCACTTTCCATGGCTCATGCTGGAAAGGATACTGGTGGCAGTCAATTTTTCATCACCCACAGCCCACAACCGCACTTGGATGGTGTTCACACCGTATTTGGCAAAGTCGTTAAAGGAATGGAAGTAGTCAACTCTATTAAACCAGGAGACGTGATGAATAAAGTCACAGTCACTGATGAATAAAAAAAATAATATTTTTTTACACTTTTTTTTATTTATTCTTAAACAGGGAAAGCTGTTTTTACTTTACTTAAAGAAGTATTTTTAGTACCAAAGCATAGATTGAAGCTATATTTTCTGCAATTTTTACATGGTCTTGATTATAATCCTCTTCCGGATTTCCAACTACAATTTGTCCAAGAATTTCATCTTTCCATTTCACCGGAACGGATAAAAACTGGTTAACAGGGGCGTGGCCAGGGGGAAGTCCATGTGCAGCAGGATGATTGCTTATATCATGGACAAAAAATGATTTGCCAGTGTCTAGGGAGTAACCTAAAAGACCGCCATAACTACCATCATTCAAGACTTTGAAGCGTGCTTCACCAATTTCTTCATACATTTGACAGGATTCTGTTAAATGAGAGAAAGACACGCCCACACTATCCTTATTTTCAGGATCTATAAATGCTATATAACAAATTTCACTTTTTAGGATGTTTTTGGTTTTCTCAAAAAAAAGATCCGAAACTTCTTTAAGATCACTATCCGGGAGCATATCCATTATTTTCAGGGAGAAAATATCAATTTCTTCTTCAATAGACATATAATCATCCTCACATTCTCCAATCAGCACACCAAAAACTGATTCAAGGGATAAAATTTCCCCATTTTCCACTTCAACATACCAAAAATTTCCTTTATGGAAAATTCTTTTCACACAAGCTACATGAAATGGGAAACCAGCAACCAATGCGTACGAACCTAACAAAAGATGATCCATTACTTCGTCGGATACTAAAATTTTGTCACCTATCTTCACACGTCGAGGATTTATTTTAATCTTTAACCAGTTATCTGATGCTAAATCCATGTTTTGTTCAGCGTCTACCTTCATCATTATGGTTGTTGCTTTTTGATTTCCACCAGCCCTTTTGATCTTTTTTTTTAACATTCGAGTAATTAAAGCTTCTACTTCAATTTGATCAATATCAGTTTCAAGTAAATGGTTCATGATTCCTTCATCGAATGATTCTTGCAACACTCTACCAGAGTGAATCTCCCGACACTGTGATTGGGTCCTGGTACTACGCATAGGACACTTCCAACAGTATTTATCATTCAAAATTTTCTTTATATCCTCATACGCGGTTCTACTCTCTTTCTGAAATTTGAATAGGCGATTTTGAAGCTCTCCCATAAAATCACTATTTCACTTGATCATCTAATTTTTTTTTATATGATGTTTTTCATCTTAATTTCCTATCTAAGTATTAAATGAATCACAGAATATAACTGAATTGATTTTTATTCGAAATTCTTTAGCATTATTAAAATGTAAAATTAAATAAAATCAGGAAAAATAACCTGTTAACAATCATTACAATTATTAATGGGAGACGGTTAAATGGCTAAAAATGCGCTCAATGAATTGGATGAGTTTACCAAAGAAAATATTGCCCTAGCCCTTTGGATGAAAGAGTTTAAAGCTAATAAAATACCTTCAAATATTAAAAATCGCATCTTAAGCCAAAAAAATAGTCCAGAAGCTTTTGGACAGAGGATGCGCAGCCGTATTCAGGATCTTCTGGATAATCCTGATTCTTTCACCCCCAGCTATAATAAAAGATATAAAAAGCTTTTAGAACACTGTGATTCACTAACATCAATTCAAGCTTATGCTTTAAGCCACTTATTAGGCTTGGACAGCAGCCGTGACTATCAAAATATTCCGGAAGAATCGAACATAGAATTTCCCCGAGATTTCGCCCCGCAACTAGGATATCAAGTGGGTTGGCACTTTTTTGTGGGGAATTGTCGTGACACCAGAAGAAGAGAATATGGAATTTTAGTTTCATTTTATCGTTACTCCCTCCTCCCACCTGAATTGGCCCACAGTTTTGGTTTAACAGATTGGGATAATCAAATATTTGAAATGCAACTAGCTGTATCCAGATCTGGAGACGAACACCTCCAATGCCGACCATTTGCCATCGCAGGAACCACAGGATTATTAAATTTTTCTAACAACCCTTTTCAATATGTAGCAGGAAATAACCGGATAATGTCTGAAAAAGAAGAAGAACTCTTCCCTCTTAGAGTACAAGCTTGGGGTGTGAATCAGGGGGGAGAAGAGGATGTGGAAATAGAAGTAGATCTGGGATTCACTTCTAACAAAGATTTTCTCCTACAAGGTAATAAAGGATGTCTCCCATGTTGCTGTGGGATGGGAACACTTTATTATTCGGCTACAAATCTTTCTCTTGAGCCAGGCAGCCTGTTAAAATTGGATGGAGAGGAAATATTACTCACTCAGGGAAAGTTCTGGTTTGACCACCAGTGGGGTAACGGAATAGAACCACTGGGTAACAGCAGGTGCAAAGTTGTCCGGGCAGCTAATGTCCTAACTAAAACATCCCCTCCCCGGGGATGGGATTGGTTCATGGCCCATTTTGAAGGGGATCGTGAAATGACCTTGTATGCGCCCCATACTCATGAGAATAGGGGATATTATCAGTCAACTAGCTCGGAACCACCTGAAAACATGACAATGGCGGTTAAAGGACAGTTTATTGACGCTAACTTGGATATTTCGGATATCCATGGTACATTAACCGTTGATAAATGGATTAAAAGTGTTAAATCTTCCCTTCCTGAACATTATTTCGTTACTAACACATGGTACCCTGATCATTGGGAATTCAAGTTCCAAGACACTGGTCCCGAGGATTTGCGTCACTTTACCATGACTCCAATTGTTGATAGCGGACAAACTGGTTTCAATGCAAGTGGTGTTCAATACTCAGAAGGAGGGGTTTTTCTTAGAAATCCTGATGGTAAATATCTGGGTAAAGGTTTTGCTGAGTCAGTTTATTATGCTGACGCCATTCCAAACCTATTTCACTTAGCAGGCATTCCAGATACTTCCCAAATGCGGAAGTTAATGGAACCACCAAAACCATCAGCTTTGTTGAAATTGAAAGGATTATTGTATATGGCCTGGCCACCAAACCAGAGAAAACTTAAAAAAACCCTAGAAAAGTGTTTAGAACAAGGATTACCTGCTGATTTCATTCGATAAGAAAA
This window encodes:
- a CDS encoding peptidylprolyl isomerase; this translates as MKKAVIETDKGNIELTLFEKEAPNTVANFEKLANKGFYDGLTFHRVIPDFVIQGGCPKGNGTGGPGYTIKCEINPHKHGTGALSMAHAGKDTGGSQFFITHSPQPHLDGVHTVFGKVVKGMEVVNSIKPGDVMNKVTVTDE
- a CDS encoding GAF domain-containing protein; amino-acid sequence: MSIEEEIDIFSLKIMDMLPDSDLKEVSDLFFEKTKNILKSEICYIAFIDPENKDSVGVSFSHLTESCQMYEEIGEARFKVLNDGSYGGLLGYSLDTGKSFFVHDISNHPAAHGLPPGHAPVNQFLSVPVKWKDEILGQIVVGNPEEDYNQDHVKIAENIASIYALVLKILL
- a CDS encoding ATP-binding protein, with protein sequence MAKNALNELDEFTKENIALALWMKEFKANKIPSNIKNRILSQKNSPEAFGQRMRSRIQDLLDNPDSFTPSYNKRYKKLLEHCDSLTSIQAYALSHLLGLDSSRDYQNIPEESNIEFPRDFAPQLGYQVGWHFFVGNCRDTRRREYGILVSFYRYSLLPPELAHSFGLTDWDNQIFEMQLAVSRSGDEHLQCRPFAIAGTTGLLNFSNNPFQYVAGNNRIMSEKEEELFPLRVQAWGVNQGGEEDVEIEVDLGFTSNKDFLLQGNKGCLPCCCGMGTLYYSATNLSLEPGSLLKLDGEEILLTQGKFWFDHQWGNGIEPLGNSRCKVVRAANVLTKTSPPRGWDWFMAHFEGDREMTLYAPHTHENRGYYQSTSSEPPENMTMAVKGQFIDANLDISDIHGTLTVDKWIKSVKSSLPEHYFVTNTWYPDHWEFKFQDTGPEDLRHFTMTPIVDSGQTGFNASGVQYSEGGVFLRNPDGKYLGKGFAESVYYADAIPNLFHLAGIPDTSQMRKLMEPPKPSALLKLKGLLYMAWPPNQRKLKKTLEKCLEQGLPADFIR